The following proteins are co-located in the Sandaracinaceae bacterium genome:
- a CDS encoding hemolysin family protein encodes MSESLEGPGIELVAILTSIVAGAALSALEGAITTFGEVRFLAAGEEEGRDARTASRILNELPHLHTRLLTGRVIAIVVAVGLTVRLSDKLGPWWVTGLGLAGVALLYAALAVGFGAVARARAVSWTLPMARWLRPVELLVWPFGVPLGALVLFLNRRFPAPPPPSEGDHAVREVEHMIEQREESGSIPEDFAELLLSVLEFKDTVAREVMVPRTQMKAIEIGTPLGDVLESIVREGHSRYPVFRDRVDQIEGILYAKDLFRMLKDGMLDGDLKDAQTLDRIIRRPVFFVSETHKIGQLLREMQARRFHLAVVVDEFGGTSGIVTLEDIVEEIVGEIQDEHDTEEPMIREIADGRWWVDARVSVYDLAEELEADFEDAVGDYDSVGGMVVEIAGRVPDEGESIQAHGFELIVREADERHVRRVEILRRPTPSDDESVHAAE; translated from the coding sequence TTGAGCGAATCACTCGAAGGTCCAGGTATCGAGCTCGTCGCGATCCTCACGTCGATCGTGGCGGGTGCCGCCCTCTCCGCTCTCGAGGGAGCCATCACCACGTTCGGTGAGGTGCGCTTCCTCGCGGCGGGTGAGGAGGAGGGCCGCGACGCGCGGACCGCGTCACGCATCCTGAACGAGCTGCCGCACTTGCACACCCGGCTGCTGACGGGGCGCGTGATCGCGATCGTCGTCGCGGTGGGGCTGACCGTCCGGCTCTCGGACAAGCTCGGGCCGTGGTGGGTCACGGGGCTCGGCCTGGCGGGGGTGGCGCTCCTCTACGCCGCGCTCGCGGTCGGCTTCGGCGCGGTGGCGCGCGCCCGCGCGGTCAGCTGGACCTTGCCGATGGCGCGCTGGCTTCGGCCAGTGGAGCTGCTCGTCTGGCCGTTCGGCGTCCCGCTGGGCGCCCTCGTGCTCTTCCTGAACCGTCGCTTCCCCGCGCCGCCGCCGCCGAGCGAGGGGGATCACGCGGTGCGCGAGGTCGAGCACATGATCGAGCAGCGCGAGGAGAGCGGCTCGATCCCGGAGGACTTCGCGGAGCTGCTGTTGAGCGTCCTCGAGTTCAAGGACACCGTGGCGCGCGAGGTGATGGTCCCGCGCACCCAGATGAAGGCCATCGAGATCGGGACGCCGCTCGGCGACGTGCTCGAGAGCATCGTGCGCGAGGGCCACAGCCGCTACCCGGTGTTCCGGGATCGCGTCGACCAGATCGAGGGCATCCTCTACGCGAAGGACCTCTTCCGCATGCTCAAGGACGGCATGCTGGACGGGGACCTGAAGGACGCGCAGACCCTGGACCGGATCATCCGGCGGCCGGTGTTCTTCGTGTCCGAGACCCACAAGATCGGTCAGCTCCTGCGAGAGATGCAGGCGCGCCGCTTCCACCTCGCGGTGGTGGTCGACGAGTTCGGCGGCACGAGCGGCATCGTCACGCTCGAGGACATCGTCGAGGAGATCGTGGGCGAGATCCAGGACGAGCACGACACCGAGGAGCCGATGATCCGCGAGATCGCGGACGGTCGGTGGTGGGTCGACGCGCGGGTCAGCGTCTACGACCTGGCGGAGGAGCTCGAGGCGGACTTCGAGGACGCGGTCGGCGACTACGACTCGGTCGGCGGGATGGTCGTGGAGATCGCGGGTCGCGTGCCGGACGAGGGGGAGTCCATCCAGGCGCACGGCTTCGAGCTGATCGTGCGCGAGGCGGACGAGCGCCACGTGCGCCGGGTGGAGATCCTGCGCCGACCCACGCCGTCCGACGACGAGTCGGTCCACGCCGCGGAGTGA
- a CDS encoding metallophosphoesterase family protein yields MPPGKLIPANAPMAFLSDVHGNLPALEAVLAELERRMISSIFVAGDLLLGGDDPVGVYKRLSQVDARCVRGLSDTALVEISPEDLTPESESQHAKAAAFLETRRAIGELALKYLEKLPVTRRIPMIDGSEIVMVHGSPADPTLEMSHDMSDEELSALVADDPADVIVCGASHVAFQRDLDGVRIVNVGSVGEAPEGGHAHFTVITPRMDGTLIEQSWVTY; encoded by the coding sequence ATGCCTCCCGGCAAGCTCATCCCCGCCAACGCTCCGATGGCGTTCCTCTCGGACGTCCACGGCAACCTCCCCGCGCTCGAGGCGGTCCTCGCGGAGCTGGAGCGGCGCATGATCAGCTCGATCTTCGTCGCCGGGGATCTCCTCCTCGGGGGCGACGATCCCGTGGGCGTCTACAAGCGCCTCTCGCAGGTGGACGCCAGGTGCGTCCGCGGCCTGAGCGACACCGCGCTCGTGGAGATCTCGCCCGAGGATCTGACCCCCGAGAGCGAGTCGCAGCACGCCAAGGCGGCCGCGTTCCTGGAGACGCGCCGCGCCATCGGCGAGCTCGCGCTGAAGTACCTCGAGAAGCTCCCGGTCACCCGACGCATCCCGATGATCGACGGCTCGGAGATCGTCATGGTGCACGGCTCACCCGCCGACCCGACGCTCGAGATGTCGCACGACATGAGCGACGAGGAGCTGAGCGCGCTCGTGGCCGACGACCCCGCGGACGTGATCGTCTGCGGCGCCTCCCACGTCGCGTTTCAGCGAGACCTGGACGGCGTCCGCATCGTGAACGTGGGCAGCGTCGGGGAGGCCCCCGAAGGCGGCCACGCGCACTTCACGGTCATCACGCCCCGCATGGACGGAACGCTGATCGAGCAGTCGTGGGTCACGTACTGA
- a CDS encoding tetratricopeptide repeat protein, producing the protein MNDDKVIHDDVIEDNVIHVSFGPGGGRRSDAPEMPEQAAPHKASESVPPPPHGRSAHAEPYGELFRREEVARLFEIPEGRLRYWARSKFVEPSGKVGRRRYYTFQDLIAIRTAKELLDRGLALTAVRRSLDALGQTLPAVTRPLNELRITAEGQSVVVRDQSHAFEPETGQLTMDFEVQTLRDDVVRVLRPERVDPERRRMAYEKYLEGCRLDEAEHTFDKAEACYREAITLDPMLANALTNWGNLRYRRGDLEEAERLYRRALEVDTEQPEALYNLGFLAFERGEMAEACERFAQAVEHDPGFADAHFNLAMALESLGDGAAAKPHWKTYLELDPDGPWAEIAEKHLRGDWR; encoded by the coding sequence GTGAACGACGACAAGGTCATCCACGACGATGTCATCGAGGACAACGTCATCCACGTGAGCTTCGGCCCTGGCGGTGGGCGGCGCAGCGACGCGCCGGAGATGCCCGAGCAGGCGGCGCCGCACAAGGCGAGCGAGTCCGTGCCGCCGCCTCCGCACGGTCGGAGCGCGCACGCGGAGCCCTACGGCGAGCTCTTCCGGCGGGAGGAGGTCGCGCGCCTCTTCGAGATCCCCGAGGGGCGCCTCCGGTACTGGGCGCGCTCGAAGTTCGTCGAGCCGTCGGGCAAGGTCGGGCGCCGCCGCTACTACACCTTCCAGGATCTCATCGCGATCCGGACCGCGAAGGAGCTGCTCGACCGCGGGCTCGCGCTGACGGCGGTGCGGCGCAGCCTCGACGCGCTCGGCCAGACGCTCCCCGCCGTCACGCGGCCGCTGAACGAGCTGCGCATCACGGCCGAGGGACAGTCGGTCGTGGTCCGCGACCAGAGCCACGCGTTCGAGCCCGAGACGGGGCAGCTGACGATGGACTTCGAGGTCCAGACCCTGCGCGACGACGTCGTCCGCGTGCTCCGCCCCGAGCGGGTCGACCCCGAGCGTCGGCGCATGGCCTACGAGAAGTACCTCGAGGGCTGCCGGCTCGACGAGGCCGAGCACACCTTCGACAAGGCGGAGGCGTGCTACCGCGAGGCGATCACCCTCGACCCCATGCTGGCCAACGCGCTGACGAACTGGGGCAACCTGCGGTACCGCCGCGGTGACCTCGAGGAGGCGGAGCGGCTCTATCGGCGCGCGCTCGAGGTGGACACGGAGCAGCCGGAGGCGCTCTACAACCTCGGCTTCCTCGCGTTCGAGCGGGGCGAGATGGCGGAGGCGTGTGAGCGCTTCGCGCAGGCCGTCGAGCACGACCCGGGCTTCGCGGACGCGCACTTCAACCTCGCCATGGCGCTCGAGAGCCTGGGCGACGGCGCGGCCGCGAAGCCGCACTGGAAGACCTACCTCGAGCTCGACCCGGACGGGCCGTGGGCCGAGATCGCCGAGAAGCACCTGCGCGGCGACTGGCGCTGA
- the dnaK gene encoding molecular chaperone DnaK: MEKVIGIDLGTFNSCVAVVEGGTPIVIANRGGYKTTPSMVAITEAGKRLVGHIAKRQAVTNAENTVYAAKRLIGRKFDSSQVQNAMASAPYRIVEGPHNDPRLQLRDKVYSVPEVSAMILQEMKMIAEDYLGQEVLKSVITVPAYFNDGQRQATKDSGAIAGLDVIRIINEPTAAALAYGFGKNIDRTIAVYDLGGGTFDISIMEISSTGVFKVVSTAGDTFLGGEDFDQRIIDWLVDGFRTENDIDLRQDRMALQRLKDAAEKAKCELSSVVETEVNLPFIISSARNEALHLQKLLTRGQLEELTDDLVSRTVQICEMTLEEAGLDKEDIEDVVLVGGMTRMPRVQSSVAEFFEREPCKGVHPDEVVALGAAIQGAALVDESHDMVLLDVTPHTLGIMVVGGYFEELIPQNSTVPTSRSKIFTTVRENQTAVKILVMQGESRRADENELLGEFILTGLRRAQAGQVEVEVTFEINADGIVSVHAKDLETGKAQSITVTSTSGLTQDELEDMMNDARDYAVTRRADEEHEKAKQEAETLIAEIEKLFPKVEEVVAGSDFGRDAIEKARAVVERAQQLMEQGDTQALKEQIDALARTQRMFKGVVGKIA; encoded by the coding sequence ATGGAGAAGGTCATCGGCATCGACTTGGGGACGTTCAACTCCTGCGTAGCAGTGGTTGAAGGTGGCACCCCCATCGTCATCGCCAACCGTGGCGGGTACAAGACGACCCCCTCGATGGTCGCCATCACCGAGGCGGGCAAGCGCCTCGTGGGGCACATCGCCAAGCGTCAGGCCGTCACCAACGCCGAGAACACGGTGTACGCCGCCAAGCGGCTGATCGGGCGGAAGTTCGACAGCAGCCAGGTGCAGAACGCCATGGCGTCCGCGCCGTACCGCATCGTCGAGGGCCCGCACAACGACCCGCGCCTCCAGCTGCGCGACAAGGTCTACAGCGTGCCCGAGGTCAGCGCGATGATCCTTCAGGAGATGAAGATGATCGCGGAGGACTACCTCGGTCAGGAGGTCCTCAAGTCGGTCATCACCGTGCCCGCGTACTTCAACGACGGCCAGCGGCAGGCGACCAAGGACTCGGGCGCGATCGCGGGTCTGGACGTCATCCGGATCATCAACGAGCCCACCGCGGCCGCGCTGGCCTACGGCTTCGGCAAGAACATCGACCGCACCATCGCGGTCTACGATCTCGGCGGCGGCACGTTCGACATCTCCATCATGGAGATCAGCTCGACGGGCGTCTTCAAGGTCGTCTCGACCGCGGGCGACACGTTCCTCGGCGGCGAGGACTTCGACCAGCGCATCATCGACTGGCTGGTCGACGGCTTCCGGACCGAGAACGACATCGATCTACGGCAGGACCGGATGGCGCTCCAGCGCCTCAAGGACGCGGCCGAGAAGGCGAAGTGCGAGCTCTCGAGCGTAGTCGAGACCGAGGTGAACCTCCCGTTCATCATCTCGAGCGCGCGCAACGAGGCGCTGCACCTCCAGAAGCTCCTCACCCGCGGTCAGCTCGAGGAGCTCACCGACGACCTCGTCTCCCGCACGGTGCAGATCTGCGAGATGACCCTCGAGGAGGCCGGCCTCGACAAGGAAGACATCGAGGACGTGGTGCTCGTGGGCGGCATGACGCGCATGCCCCGCGTGCAGTCCTCGGTGGCGGAGTTCTTCGAGCGCGAGCCCTGCAAGGGCGTGCACCCGGACGAGGTCGTCGCGCTCGGCGCGGCGATCCAGGGCGCGGCGCTCGTCGACGAGAGCCACGACATGGTGCTGCTCGACGTCACGCCGCACACCCTCGGCATCATGGTCGTGGGCGGCTACTTCGAGGAGCTGATCCCGCAGAACAGCACCGTCCCGACCTCGCGCAGCAAGATCTTCACGACCGTCCGTGAGAACCAGACGGCGGTGAAGATCCTCGTCATGCAGGGCGAGAGCCGCCGCGCGGACGAGAACGAGCTGCTCGGCGAGTTCATCCTCACCGGGCTCCGTCGCGCCCAGGCCGGCCAGGTCGAGGTCGAGGTGACCTTCGAGATCAACGCGGACGGCATCGTCAGCGTGCACGCGAAGGACCTCGAGACCGGCAAGGCCCAGTCCATCACCGTCACCTCGACGAGCGGCCTGACCCAGGACGAGCTCGAGGACATGATGAACGACGCGCGCGATTACGCGGTCACGCGGCGCGCGGACGAAGAGCACGAGAAGGCGAAGCAGGAGGCCGAGACCCTCATCGCCGAGATCGAGAAGCTCTTCCCCAAGGTCGAGGAAGTGGTCGCGGGCAGCGACTTCGGGCGCGACGCCATCGAGAAGGCCCGCGCGGTCGTGGAGCGCGCCCAGCAGCTCATGGAGCAGGGCGACACCCAGGCGCTGAAGGAGCAGATCGACGCCCTCGCGCGCACGCAGCGCATGTTCAAGGGCGTCGTCGGCAAGATCGCCTGA